A genomic region of Manihot esculenta cultivar AM560-2 chromosome 15, M.esculenta_v8, whole genome shotgun sequence contains the following coding sequences:
- the LOC110602003 gene encoding ananain-like, with translation MVSYKSQCLFSLFILALWANVAISRELHSQPPTITEKYEQWMARYGRVYKDSSEQQKRFQIFKHNVALVEVFNAVGNKSFNVSINQFADLTQEEFRKYYLGAKPPSQSSLKNIQTLNYENIIQLPPSINWKTARAVTGIKDQGQCGSCWAFAVVAAVESAYKIKYGR, from the exons ATGGTTTCATATAAGTCACAATGCTTATTTTCATTATTCATCTTAGCTCTTTGGGCTAATGTAGCTATCTCTCGTGAGCTCCACTCTCAACCACCCACCATCACGGAGAAGTATGAACAATGGATGGCAAGATATGGAAGGGTTTATAAGGATTCTTCTGAGCAACAGAAACGTTTTCAGATATTCAAGCATAATGTTGCTTTGGTAGAAGTCTTCAATGCTGTAGGAAACAAATCCTTTAATGTAAGCATTAATCAATTTGCAGATTTAACCCAAGAAGAGTTTAGAAAATACTATCTTGGGGCTAAACCTCCTTCTCAATCcagtttaaaaaatattcaaactTTGAATTATGAAAACATAATTCAATTGCCTCCTTCAATAAATTGGAAAACTGCTAGAGCTGTTACGGGCATCAAGGACCAAGGCCAATGTG GAAGTTGCTGGGCTTTTGCAGTAGTGGCAGCCGTTGAATCtgcatataaaataaaatatggacGATAA